A genomic region of Alnus glutinosa chromosome 11, dhAlnGlut1.1, whole genome shotgun sequence contains the following coding sequences:
- the LOC133881636 gene encoding SEC1 family transport protein SLY1-like, with protein sequence MALNLRQKQTECITRMLNLNQPVNATGTANEEVYKILIYDKFCQNILSPLIHVKDLRKHGVTLYFLIDKDRKPVHDVPAVYFVQPSQANIQRIMADTSRSLYDSFHLNFSSSIPRPLLEDLASGTLSSDSIHRISKVHDQYLEFVTLEDGLFSLAQKSTYVQLNDPSAGDREIEEIVDRIVNGLFCILATLAVVPIIRCPRGGPAEMVASALDQRLRDHLLSKNNLFTEGGSFVSSFQRPILCIFDRNFELSVGIQHDFRYRPLVHDVLGLRLNRLSVQGEKGGMRSYELDSSDPFWVANGSLEFPEVAVEIETQLNKYKKDVDEVNRRTGGTDGAEFDETDLTGNTKHLMNAVNSLPELTERKQVIDKHTNIATVLLGEIKERLLDSYAKKENDMLVRGSIDRNELLGVLKGKGMKMDKLRFAIMYLISSESINQSEVESVEAALRESEVDTSAFQYVKKLKSLNASMASASSASRNNIVDWAEKIYAVTAGVKNLLSSDRQLALTRTVELLMEGKPNPEIDGCLVFDPRSPKSSSGSSHLRGPFKEAIVFMIGGGNYVEYGSLQEFAQLQQPVKHVIYGTTEILTGAEFVEQLAFLGHKMGLGSNVAASTHF encoded by the exons ATGGCTCTCAATCTCCGTCAAAAGCAAAcag aaTGTATTACCCGAATGTTGAATCTAAACCAACCCGTTAACGCAACGGGTACTGCAAACGAAGAGGTTTACAAGATTTTAATCTATGATAAGTTTTGCCAAAACATCCTATCACCATTGATACACGTCAAGGACCTTCGAAAACATGGCGTGACCCTCTACTTTCTGATTGATAAGGATCGAAAACCGGTCCACGACGTGCCCGCCGTGTATTTTGTCCAACCCAGTCAAGCTAACATTCAGCGGATCATGGCCGACACGTCCCGCTCGCTCTATGATAGCTTCCACCTCAATTTCTCGTCCTCTATTCCCCGCCCGCTGCTCGAGGATCTTGCATCTGGGACATTGAGTTCGGATTCGATCCATCGGATTTCAAAGGTGCACGATCAGTATTTGGAGTTTGTGACATTGGAGGATGGTTTGTTTTCGTTGGCACAGAAGTCTACTTATGTGCAATTGAATGATCCGTCGGCTGGGGATCGAGAGATTGAGGAGATTGTGGACAGGATTGTCAATggattgttttgtattttggctACGCTAGCTGTGGTGCCAATAATTAGGTGCCCTCGTGGTGGGCCGGCTGAGATGGTTGCTTCTGCATTGGATCAGAGATTGCGAGACCATTTGTTGTCAAAGAACAATTTGTTTACAGAAGGTGGGAGTTTCGTGAGCTCTTTTCAGCGGCCAATTTTGTGTATATTTGATAGGAATTTCGAGTTATCAGTAGGGATACAGCATGATTTTAGGTATCGGCCGCTTGTTCACGATGTTCTTGGATTGAGGCTGAATAGATTGAGTGTGCAGGGTGAAAAGGGTGGGATGAGGTCGTATGAGTTGGATAGTTCGGACCCATTCTGGGTGGCAAATGGGTCGTTGGAATTTCCTGAAGTTGCAGTGGAGATTGAGACTCAATTGAATAAATATAAGAAAGATGTTGATGAGGTGAACAGGAGGACCGGTGGAACTGACGGGGCTGAGTTTGATGAGACAGACTTGACGGGGAACACAAAGCATTTGATGAATGCAGTGAACTCTTTGCCTGAGTTGACGGAGCGGAAGCAGGTGATAGATAAGCACACCAATATTGCCACTGTTTTGTTGGGTGAGATCAAGGAGAGGTTGCTTGACTCTTATGCGAAAAAGGAGAATGACATGCTGGTCAGAGGAAGCATTGACCGGAATGAGCTCCTTGGTGTGCTCAAAGGGAAAGGGATGAAGATGGATAAGCTGCGGTTTGCTATCATGTATCTGATCTCTTCAGAAAGCATTAATCAGTCAGAAGTGGAATCAGTGGAAGCAGCACTCAGGGAATCCGAGGTTGATACTAGTGCATTTCAGTATGTGAAAAAATTGAAGTCGTTGAATGCTTCAATGGCATCAGCAAGTTCAGCTAGCAGAAACAACATAGTTGACTGGGCTGAGAAAATCTATGCTGTGACAGCAGGTGTGAAGAATCTCTTGTCTAGTGATAGGCAACTGGCATTGACAAGGACGGTGGAACTCTTGATGGAAGGGAAGCCAAATCCTGAAATTGATGGTTGCCTTGTATTTGATCCTCGTTCTCCCAAGTCAAGTTCCGGTAGTAGTCATTTGAGAGGACCATTTAAGGAAGCCATTGTGTTTATGATTGGTGGTGGTAACTATGTTGAGTATGGGAGCTTGCAAGAATTTGCACAGCTTCAGCAGCCTGTCAAGCATGTTATATATGGAACAACAGAAATTCTCACAGGAGCAGAGTTTGTTGAGCAGCTTGCGTTTCTAGGGCATAAGATGGGACTTGGAAGTAATGTTGCCGCTTCAACtcatttttga
- the LOC133881638 gene encoding uncharacterized protein LOC133881638 isoform X1 gives METTPFVRNRYWVLRHGKSIPNERGLIVSSVENGTRAEFQLASEGVKQAELAGELFLKELKESSIPLENVRICHSPFSRTTHTAKVVASMLNLPFEGPQCKVMEDLRERFFGPSFELMSHDKYAEIWDLDQKDPFMRPEGGESVDDVASRLANAIAIMESEFQGCAILIVSHGDPLQILQTVLHAVKQHIASSSNDLASRVQAARVPSILSQHRNFALLTGELRAVI, from the exons ATGGAGACGACGCCGTTTGTACGCAACAGATACTGGGTTCTGAGGCACGGCAAGAGCATTCCAAACGAGAGAGGCCTTATTGTCTCCTCCGTG GAAAATGGTACGCGTGCAGAATTTCAATTGGCATCTGAAGGTGTTAAGCAAGCAGAGTTGGCTGGAGAGTTATTTCTAAAG GAACTGAAGGAAAGTAGCATACCACTTGAAAATGTCCGCATTTGTCACTCTCCATTTTCAAGAACAACTCACACTGCTAAAGTTGTTGCATCTATGTTGAATCTTCCGTTTGAAGGTCCCCAATGTAAG GTGATGGAAGATCTTCGAGAACGCTTCTTTGGTCCTTCATTCGAACTTATGTCACATGATAAA TATGCAGAGATATGGGATCTTGATCAAAAAGATCCGTTTATGCGGCCAGAAGGTGGAGAAAGTGTAGATGATGTTGCTTCTAGACTTGCAAATGCTATAGCGATTATGGAGTCAGAATTTCAAgg ATGCGCAATCTTGATTGTCAGCCACGGGGATCCCCTGCAAATCCTGCAGACAGTACTCCATGCCGTTAAGCAACACATAGCATCCAGTAGCAATGACTTGGCATCAAGAGTACAAGCAGCTAGAGTGCCTTCCATCTTGTCACAGCACCGGAATTTCGCCCTCCTCACCGGAGAGCTACGGGCTGTTATATGA
- the LOC133881638 gene encoding uncharacterized protein LOC133881638 isoform X2 produces the protein METTPFVRNRYWVLRHGKSIPNERGLIVSSVENGTRAEFQLASEGVKQAELAGELFLKVMEDLRERFFGPSFELMSHDKYAEIWDLDQKDPFMRPEGGESVDDVASRLANAIAIMESEFQGCAILIVSHGDPLQILQTVLHAVKQHIASSSNDLASRVQAARVPSILSQHRNFALLTGELRAVI, from the exons ATGGAGACGACGCCGTTTGTACGCAACAGATACTGGGTTCTGAGGCACGGCAAGAGCATTCCAAACGAGAGAGGCCTTATTGTCTCCTCCGTG GAAAATGGTACGCGTGCAGAATTTCAATTGGCATCTGAAGGTGTTAAGCAAGCAGAGTTGGCTGGAGAGTTATTTCTAAAG GTGATGGAAGATCTTCGAGAACGCTTCTTTGGTCCTTCATTCGAACTTATGTCACATGATAAA TATGCAGAGATATGGGATCTTGATCAAAAAGATCCGTTTATGCGGCCAGAAGGTGGAGAAAGTGTAGATGATGTTGCTTCTAGACTTGCAAATGCTATAGCGATTATGGAGTCAGAATTTCAAgg ATGCGCAATCTTGATTGTCAGCCACGGGGATCCCCTGCAAATCCTGCAGACAGTACTCCATGCCGTTAAGCAACACATAGCATCCAGTAGCAATGACTTGGCATCAAGAGTACAAGCAGCTAGAGTGCCTTCCATCTTGTCACAGCACCGGAATTTCGCCCTCCTCACCGGAGAGCTACGGGCTGTTATATGA